A single region of the Stenotrophomonas sp. Marseille-Q4652 genome encodes:
- the cydC gene encoding thiol reductant ABC exporter subunit CydC, giving the protein MSAPRDDLRQVFRRHRWRLLLATVLLLTTMLAGVGLLGLSGGFLTAAALAGLAGLGSGFNFFSPSAGIRGLTMARIVSRYFEKLVGHDVTLRIARDLRVWFFRRALPLAPGRLAATRTGELLARLMSDIGEVDGLLVRALGPLLALLGIAVASVVAAGLIYWPAALLLAALALLIGVAVPMLGVRGGNAGEQQRAALRAQLRTLAFEGLEGAADLTALHAREAWMLRVEREAAQVATADRRRRLRLIAGNVAHSAGSGLGLFSMLWLALWAFERGQLQAPMAAALVFLTVALLEVATGIGAAWQSLQSGQVAAARLQQITAQPPSVEEPEQPQPVPTGPATLSFEKVVFWWPGETRRLLDGMDLTLAPGERIAIRGDSGCGKTTLSSLLLRQWDPQQGSVRHGGVDLRRFAQAQWHAQLAWLPQGAPVFAGTIAENLRLGDPDAADEALWQVLDGVRLGDWARGLGGLQAWVGENGATMSAGQARRLALARALLRNAPIMVLDEPTEGLDVDTANALLRDLAAALGQRSLLMITHGELPAGVVHRSYRLQHGKLLEWVE; this is encoded by the coding sequence ATGAGCGCGCCGCGCGACGACCTGCGCCAGGTATTCCGGCGCCACCGCTGGCGCCTGCTGCTGGCCACCGTGCTGCTGCTGACCACGATGCTGGCCGGCGTCGGCCTGCTCGGCCTGTCCGGTGGCTTCCTCACCGCCGCGGCGCTGGCCGGGCTGGCGGGGCTGGGCAGCGGTTTCAACTTCTTCTCGCCCTCGGCCGGCATCCGCGGCCTGACCATGGCGCGCATCGTCTCGCGCTATTTCGAAAAGCTGGTCGGCCACGACGTCACCCTGCGCATCGCCCGTGACCTGCGCGTGTGGTTCTTCCGCCGCGCGCTGCCGCTGGCCCCGGGCCGGCTGGCCGCTACCCGCACCGGCGAACTGCTGGCACGGCTGATGTCCGACATCGGCGAGGTCGATGGCCTGCTGGTGCGCGCGCTGGGCCCGCTGCTGGCCCTGCTCGGCATCGCCGTAGCCTCGGTGGTGGCGGCGGGGCTGATCTACTGGCCGGCGGCGCTGCTGCTGGCCGCACTGGCCCTGCTGATCGGCGTGGCCGTGCCGATGCTGGGCGTGCGCGGCGGCAATGCCGGCGAACAGCAACGCGCGGCCCTGCGCGCGCAGCTGCGCACGCTGGCTTTCGAGGGGCTGGAAGGCGCGGCTGACCTGACCGCGCTGCATGCGCGCGAGGCCTGGATGCTGCGGGTCGAGCGCGAGGCCGCGCAGGTGGCCACCGCCGACCGTCGCCGTCGCCTGCGCCTGATTGCCGGCAACGTCGCGCATTCGGCCGGCTCGGGCCTGGGCCTGTTCTCGATGCTGTGGCTGGCGCTGTGGGCGTTCGAGCGCGGGCAACTGCAGGCACCGATGGCCGCGGCACTGGTGTTCCTCACCGTGGCGCTGCTGGAAGTGGCTACCGGCATCGGCGCGGCCTGGCAATCACTGCAGTCCGGGCAGGTGGCCGCCGCACGCCTGCAGCAGATCACCGCGCAGCCACCGTCGGTCGAGGAGCCGGAGCAGCCGCAACCGGTGCCCACGGGCCCGGCCACGCTGTCCTTCGAGAAGGTCGTGTTCTGGTGGCCCGGGGAAACCCGGCGCCTGCTCGATGGCATGGACCTGACCCTGGCACCGGGCGAGCGCATCGCCATCCGCGGCGACAGCGGCTGTGGCAAGACCACGCTGTCCTCGCTGCTGCTGCGCCAGTGGGATCCGCAGCAGGGCAGCGTGCGCCATGGCGGCGTGGACCTGCGCCGCTTCGCCCAGGCGCAATGGCATGCCCAGCTGGCCTGGCTGCCGCAGGGCGCGCCGGTGTTTGCCGGGACCATTGCCGAGAACCTGCGCCTGGGTGATCCCGATGCTGCTGACGAAGCGTTGTGGCAGGTACTGGATGGCGTGCGCCTGGGCGACTGGGCGCGCGGGCTGGGTGGCCTGCAGGCCTGGGTGGGCGAGAACGGCGCGACCATGTCGGCCGGGCAGGCGCGCCGCCTGGCGCTGGCCCGTGCGCTGCTGCGCAACGCCCCGATCATGGTGCTGGACGAGCCGACCGAAGGCCTGGACGTGGACACTGCCAACGCGCTGCTGCGCGACCTGGCCGCCGCGCTGGGACAGCGCAGCCTGCTGATGATCACCCACGGCGAATTGCCGGCCGGTGTGGTCCATCGCAGCTACCGCCTGCAGCACGGCAAGCTGCTGGAGTGGGTGGAGTAA
- a CDS encoding DUF1294 domain-containing protein yields MRYQGRLSDWQDDKGYGFVTPNGGGERAFVHIKAFERSGRRPREGELISYVAERDARGRCNATRIRYAATSTSLARAPIGTGTRKLPRLGIELVALAIVFTGTVPGWWPMWLAWTYLGMSVLALLVYGADKSAAQRSQRRTPENTLHLLGMLCGWPGALVAQALFRHKSSKAAFQSVFWVTVVLNLVGVAWMLRSVSAI; encoded by the coding sequence ATGCGCTACCAGGGTCGCCTCAGTGACTGGCAAGACGACAAGGGCTACGGCTTCGTTACCCCCAATGGCGGCGGCGAGCGTGCCTTCGTCCACATCAAGGCGTTCGAGCGCAGCGGCCGGCGGCCGCGCGAGGGCGAACTGATCAGCTACGTGGCCGAGCGCGATGCGCGCGGCCGCTGCAATGCCACGCGCATCCGCTATGCCGCCACCAGTACGTCCTTAGCCCGCGCTCCAATCGGCACCGGTACCCGCAAGCTGCCGCGACTTGGCATTGAGCTTGTCGCGCTGGCAATCGTATTCACGGGAACAGTGCCGGGCTGGTGGCCGATGTGGCTGGCGTGGACCTACCTCGGGATGAGCGTGCTGGCCCTGCTGGTCTATGGCGCGGACAAGTCCGCCGCCCAGCGCAGCCAGCGCCGCACGCCGGAAAACACGCTGCACCTGCTCGGGATGCTCTGCGGCTGGCCCGGCGCACTGGTGGCGCAGGCGCTGTTCCGGCACAAGTCGAGCAAGGCCGCGTTCCAGTCGGTGTTCTGGGTCACCGTCGTGCTGAACCTGGTTGGCGTGGCGTGGATGCTGCGCAGCGTGTCGGCAATCTAG
- a CDS encoding DNA ligase, producing the protein MRIWIVLCLLLTTVFPAGAAEPPGMMLASSWDGRQDVADYWVSEKLDGVRARWDGRVLWTRSGHRIAAPAWFTAGWPAQPMDGELWIGRQRFDEASALVRALQVDDEGWRRIRFMAFDLPTHGGPFGRRLARLQAVISATRSPWLQAIEQQRVPDAAALQARLQAVVAAGGEGLILHHHDGRYVAGRSPHLFKLKPWEDAEARVVAHIPGKGKYQGMLGALLVEREDGTRFRLGSGFKDAQRADPPPIGAQVTYRYNGLTGNGLPRFARFLRIRHESPAASP; encoded by the coding sequence ATGCGCATCTGGATCGTGCTGTGCCTGCTGCTGACAACCGTGTTTCCCGCCGGGGCCGCCGAGCCACCCGGGATGATGCTCGCCTCCAGCTGGGACGGACGGCAGGATGTCGCCGATTACTGGGTCAGCGAGAAACTGGACGGCGTACGTGCACGCTGGGACGGCCGCGTGCTGTGGACCCGCAGTGGCCACCGCATCGCCGCGCCGGCGTGGTTTACCGCCGGCTGGCCGGCACAACCGATGGATGGCGAACTGTGGATCGGCCGCCAGCGCTTTGACGAGGCCAGCGCGCTCGTGCGTGCACTGCAGGTCGATGACGAGGGCTGGCGGCGGATCCGCTTCATGGCCTTCGACCTGCCCACCCATGGCGGGCCATTCGGCCGGCGCCTTGCCCGGCTGCAGGCCGTCATCAGCGCCACCCGCAGCCCTTGGCTGCAGGCCATCGAACAACAACGGGTGCCGGACGCCGCCGCCCTGCAGGCACGACTGCAGGCGGTGGTCGCAGCCGGTGGCGAAGGCCTGATACTGCACCACCACGATGGCCGCTACGTCGCCGGCCGCAGCCCGCATCTGTTCAAGCTCAAGCCCTGGGAAGATGCCGAGGCGCGCGTGGTCGCGCACATCCCCGGCAAGGGCAAATACCAGGGCATGCTCGGTGCGCTGCTGGTCGAGCGCGAGGACGGCACGCGCTTCCGCCTGGGCAGTGGCTTCAAGGATGCGCAGCGCGCAGATCCGCCGCCGATCGGCGCACAGGTCACCTACCGCTACAACGGGCTGACCGGTAATGGCCTGCCCCGCTTTGCCCGCTTCCTGCGCATCCGCCACGAGTCACCGGCCGCGTCGCCTTGA
- a CDS encoding homoserine O-acetyltransferase, which translates to MTEFIPPGTRYHPLSSPFPMKRGGQLIGARVAYETWGTLDAQAGNAILIVTGLSPDAHAASNPDNPAAGWWEAMLGPGKPIDTDRWFVVCVNSLGSCKGSTGPASIDPATGELYRLRFPKLSIEDVANAAVEVVRALGINELACLVGNSMGGMTALAILLQHPGIARAHINISGSAQALPFSIAIRSLQREAIRLDPNWNGGNYDEDVYPESGMRMARKLGVITYRSALEWDGRFGRVRLDSEQSADDPFGLEFQVESYLEGHARRFVRHFDPNCYLYLGRSMDWFDLAEYADGDVLAGLAKIRVGKALAIGANTDILFPVQQQEQIAEGLRAGGAEASFIGLDSPQGHDAFLVDFARFGPAVRGFLDTL; encoded by the coding sequence ATGACCGAATTCATCCCGCCGGGCACCCGTTACCACCCCCTGTCTTCGCCCTTCCCGATGAAACGCGGCGGCCAGCTGATCGGCGCGCGCGTGGCCTATGAGACCTGGGGCACGCTGGATGCCCAGGCCGGCAACGCCATCCTGATCGTCACCGGGCTGTCGCCGGATGCGCATGCCGCGTCCAACCCGGACAACCCCGCCGCCGGCTGGTGGGAGGCGATGCTGGGTCCGGGCAAGCCGATCGATACCGACCGCTGGTTCGTGGTCTGCGTCAACTCATTGGGCAGCTGCAAGGGCTCCACCGGCCCGGCCTCGATCGACCCGGCCACCGGCGAGCTGTACCGCCTGCGTTTTCCCAAGCTGTCGATCGAGGACGTGGCCAATGCCGCGGTCGAAGTGGTGCGCGCACTCGGCATCAACGAGCTGGCCTGCCTGGTGGGCAACTCGATGGGCGGCATGACCGCACTGGCCATCCTGCTGCAGCACCCCGGTATCGCCCGCGCCCATATCAACATCTCCGGCAGCGCCCAGGCCCTGCCGTTCTCCATCGCCATCCGCTCGCTGCAGCGAGAGGCGATCCGGCTGGACCCGAACTGGAACGGCGGCAATTACGACGAGGATGTGTATCCGGAATCGGGCATGCGCATGGCGCGCAAGCTCGGCGTGATCACCTACCGCTCGGCGCTGGAATGGGACGGCCGCTTCGGCCGCGTGCGGCTGGATTCGGAGCAGAGCGCCGATGATCCGTTCGGCCTGGAATTCCAGGTCGAGAGCTACCTCGAAGGCCACGCCCGCCGCTTCGTGCGCCACTTCGACCCCAACTGCTACCTCTACCTGGGGCGTTCGATGGACTGGTTCGACCTGGCCGAGTACGCCGACGGCGACGTGCTGGCCGGGCTGGCGAAGATCCGCGTGGGCAAGGCGCTGGCGATCGGTGCCAACACCGACATCCTGTTCCCGGTGCAGCAGCAGGAACAGATCGCCGAAGGCCTGCGCGCCGGTGGCGCCGAGGCCAGCTTCATCGGGCTGGACTCGCCGCAGGGCCATGACGCCTTCCTGGTCGATTTCGCCCGGTTCGGGCCGGCCGTGCGCGGGTTCCTCGACACACTCTGA
- a CDS encoding tetratricopeptide repeat protein yields MVSGFALLAGLLGALLGAAVAWPLWRAGSRGSFVACVLVLAVSTPALYLVIGTPQALDPQQRRAPQSLDEGIARLRQALDEQPQRADGWALLAQSELARGNTAQALQAYEQAVRLAPDEPTLLVEAAQARAQAAPDRRFDDQAVAWLRHALEVSPEAERAAWLLGIAQRQRGQDADAARTWEALLPRLEPGAAQALREQIGIARQQAGLPPLPAPAAARTLTVQVALDPDFASRVRLAGDTTVFVIARIPGGPPMPVAVEKHALQDLPLTVTLDDGDSPMPTQKLSALDEVEVLARLSASGNAMPQEGDIATAPVRVRLPAEAPVSLSIGAR; encoded by the coding sequence ATGGTGAGCGGCTTTGCCCTGCTGGCGGGGTTGCTGGGCGCGCTGCTGGGTGCCGCGGTGGCATGGCCGCTGTGGCGCGCCGGCAGCCGTGGCAGCTTCGTGGCCTGCGTGCTGGTCCTGGCCGTGTCCACGCCGGCGCTGTACCTGGTCATCGGCACGCCGCAGGCCCTGGATCCGCAGCAGCGGCGCGCCCCACAGTCGCTGGACGAAGGCATCGCGCGCCTGCGCCAGGCGCTGGACGAACAACCGCAGCGGGCCGATGGCTGGGCGCTGCTGGCCCAGTCCGAACTGGCGCGCGGCAATACCGCGCAGGCACTGCAGGCCTACGAACAGGCGGTGCGCCTGGCCCCGGACGAACCGACCCTGCTGGTCGAAGCCGCCCAGGCCCGCGCGCAGGCCGCTCCCGATCGCCGCTTCGACGACCAGGCCGTGGCCTGGCTGCGCCATGCGCTGGAAGTCTCACCCGAGGCCGAGCGTGCCGCCTGGCTGCTGGGTATCGCCCAGCGCCAGCGCGGACAGGACGCCGACGCTGCCCGCACCTGGGAGGCGCTCCTGCCGCGACTGGAGCCCGGCGCCGCCCAGGCCCTGCGCGAACAGATCGGCATCGCCCGCCAGCAGGCCGGGCTGCCGCCGCTGCCGGCCCCGGCCGCGGCGCGCACGCTGACCGTGCAGGTCGCGCTGGATCCGGACTTCGCCTCGCGCGTGCGGCTGGCCGGCGACACCACGGTGTTCGTCATCGCCCGCATCCCCGGCGGCCCGCCGATGCCGGTGGCCGTGGAAAAGCACGCGCTGCAGGACCTGCCGCTGACCGTGACCCTGGATGACGGTGACAGCCCGATGCCGACGCAGAAGCTCTCGGCGCTGGACGAGGTGGAAGTGCTGGCGCGGCTGTCGGCCAGCGGCAACGCGATGCCGCAGGAAGGTGATATCGCCACCGCGCCGGTGCGGGTCAGGCTGCCGGCCGAGGCACCCGTGTCGCTGTCCATCGGCGCTCGCTGA
- a CDS encoding cytochrome c-type biogenesis protein, producing the protein MSVRWLLALLLCLSPAALAQPAGDPSPLPFRDAAEEARFHALAAELRCVQCQNQSLADSNARIAQDLRREVLVLMQQGHSDAQIKQFLVERYGQFVLYRPQLESGTWLLWFGPGLVLIAGALVLVRVVRRRARQVAPQDMDEQEW; encoded by the coding sequence ATGAGCGTGCGCTGGCTGCTTGCCCTGCTGCTGTGCCTGTCGCCGGCAGCCCTGGCGCAGCCGGCCGGCGACCCTTCGCCCCTGCCGTTCCGTGATGCCGCCGAGGAGGCACGCTTCCACGCACTGGCCGCCGAACTGCGCTGCGTGCAGTGCCAGAACCAGTCGCTGGCCGATTCCAATGCCCGGATCGCCCAGGACCTGCGCCGCGAGGTACTGGTGCTGATGCAGCAGGGCCACAGCGATGCGCAGATCAAGCAGTTCCTGGTCGAGCGCTATGGCCAGTTCGTGCTGTACCGCCCGCAACTGGAGTCCGGCACCTGGCTGCTGTGGTTCGGTCCGGGCCTGGTGCTGATTGCCGGGGCGCTGGTGCTGGTACGCGTGGTGCGCCGCCGCGCCCGCCAGGTCGCACCGCAGGACATGGACGAGCAGGAATGGTGA
- a CDS encoding DsbE family thiol:disulfide interchange protein yields MAEQPPSPPPRIPPVAIVIGVLFFFGLIGLMLHGVMRSGQPGRDTLPSALIGKAAPAFELPILHDPGITVRSGDLRGAPYVLNVWGSWCPACREEHPVLSRFALSKRVRVVGYNWKDEPADALRWLEQLGNPYFVVLADQEGRTAIDWGVIAAPETFLVDAAGIVRWKHSGTLTQKVIDEQLLPALEQAERTTATSGAAGAPAMLRAAR; encoded by the coding sequence ATGGCTGAGCAACCTCCTTCCCCGCCTCCTCGCATTCCGCCGGTCGCCATCGTCATCGGCGTGCTGTTCTTCTTCGGCCTGATCGGGTTGATGCTGCACGGGGTGATGCGCTCGGGCCAACCCGGCCGCGACACCCTGCCTTCGGCGCTGATTGGCAAGGCCGCCCCGGCCTTCGAGCTGCCGATCCTGCATGACCCGGGCATCACCGTGCGCAGCGGCGACCTGCGCGGGGCACCGTACGTGCTCAACGTCTGGGGCAGCTGGTGCCCGGCCTGCCGCGAGGAGCACCCGGTGCTGTCGCGTTTTGCCCTGTCCAAGCGGGTGCGGGTGGTCGGCTACAACTGGAAGGACGAGCCGGCCGATGCGCTGCGCTGGCTGGAACAGCTCGGCAACCCCTACTTCGTGGTGCTGGCCGACCAGGAAGGCCGTACCGCGATCGACTGGGGCGTGATTGCCGCGCCGGAAACCTTCCTCGTCGACGCCGCCGGCATCGTGCGCTGGAAGCACAGCGGCACGCTGACCCAGAAGGTGATCGACGAACAGCTCCTGCCCGCGCTGGAACAGGCCGAGCGCACCACTGCCACCAGTGGCGCGGCTGGCGCCCCGGCCATGCTGCGGGCGGCACGATGA